CATGGTGAACGAGACGTATTTAGGATCGGTGTTCCGGACCATATAGTCGAACAGGGTGCCGCTTTGATAGGGTTTCATCTCGTAGCCGTGGGTGTGGTAGTTGAGGGTGAGGCCGTTTTCCCGCAGCACCTTGCCCGCCCGGTTAAAATCAGCCACGGCTTTTTGTGCATCCTCAAATGTGAAGTTATCCTTCTCATGTGGTATCCAGGCTACCTGCACGTAGTTGGCGCCCAGTATCTTTGCCACGCGCGCCACTTCCTGCGGGTTTTCCACCACCTGCTCATATCCTGCACCGACAGAGGGCGCCGTCATGCCCCGCATATCCAGCAGTTTGCGCAGGGAGTCCGGGGCCAGGCCGAAGGCGTTCCCACCTACTTCCAGCTCGGTTATACCCAATGCCTGGATGGTGTCCAGCGTCGCCTCCACCCCTTTCGGGAAGCTATAGCGGTAGGTGTAGGCCGCCATGCCGGGTGCCTGCGGGAAAAGGGGGGAGCCTTTTTGGGCAGATGCGCTGCCGTGGCTGATGAGGAGGGCGCACAGCATGCCGAATAACAGGGGGAGCTTCTTCATATATGGATTTCCTGGAAAAGGTATAACACGGGTTCAGCAACGCCCCCCGCAGCACCGTAAGCACTCCTGTTCAGCTGGTCTGCAGAAAGCTAATCAAGTATAAAGAAACTGCGTTAAATAAGCAACTGATTTAGAAGCGCCTGGCAGTTTTTATCATCTGCTTTTTCGGCTTCATATATATGGCATACGAAATATATACACATTTACTGGAGGAGTGATCTATAGATATGCTTCGTTAACAAGTGCATTTTGCAGCTCCGCGTGTTACTTGGCAGAGTGCCCGATATAGCCACATCGGCTTCAAGAACACAGCGAAAGTAGTTGGGCTTGGCTCAACCAGATGTAGCGTGAGCCTTTTCATATAGGGCGCAGGCCGCTTCGCGCGCGTCCGTGAGAGAACAGCCTTTGACGCTGTCGTTCATGTAGGGCAGCGGCAGGAAGTGCAATCGGGTTACCTGCACCATACGCATATCCCATATACTTCGCAACCTGGTTTTCCCTCAACGCGATGTTAATCTTTATAGATGGCCACCTCTGATTTTCCTTTCTTGATATAGCCCCGGTACATGCCCGCCGAGTTGAACGGCATCGCAATGTTCCCGTGGCGGTCCACGGCTATCACGCCGCCTTCGCCGCCGCGCTTCACCAGTTTCTTCATCACCACCTCATCCGCAGCCTCCTGCAGCGACATGCCCTTGTAGTCCATCAGCGAAGCGATGTCGTGGGCCACCACCGAGCGGATGAAATACTCGCCGTGGCCGGTGGCGGAAACGGCGCAGGTGTTGTTGTCGGCATAGGTGCCCGCCCCGATGATGGGCACATCGCCCACACGGCCGTAGCGCTTGTTCGTCATGCCGCCCGTGGAGGTGGCGGCCGCCACGTTGCCGTAGGCATCCAGGGCTACCGCCCCCACTGTCCCGAATTTGTGGCCTTCGGTAAAGATGTGCTCGTTACTGCCGGAGCCTCCGTCGTGGTCCAGTTTGGTTTTCTCCCTGTCCCTGATTTCCTGAAGCTGCCTGTAGCGCGTCTCGGTGCGGAAGTAGGACGGGTTCACTATCTCAAGCCCTTTCTCTTTGGCAAATTGCTCCGCCCCCGCCCCTATCAGCATCACATGCTCTGATTGCTCCATGACCGCGCGGGCGGCGCTCACGGGGTTTTTGATGGTGGTCACGCTGGCGACGGCCCCGGCCTTGAGGGTTTTTCCGTCCATGATGGCGGCGTCCAGCTCGTTTTTGCCCTCGTTCGTGAACACAGCGCCCTTTCCGGCATTAAACAACGGCGAGTCCTCCATCACGCGCACGGTGGCTTCCACGGCATCTAGGCTGCTGCCGCCCTTCTCCAGAATGGCGAAGCCTGTTTTCAGCGCCTCGTTCAGTTGCGCGGTATAGGCTTTTTCTTTCTCCGGCGTCATGTTGTCGCGCGTAATGGTGCCCGCGCCGCCGTGTATCACCAGCGTGATTCTGCTGTAGTCCGGTTTGGTTTGGGCCACGGTTATATGCCCGGCCAGCAGGAGCAGGCACAGGAAGTACAGTGTTTTTTTCATGGTTTGAGAAAGTGATTTTATAGGGTTACATGTGGATTCAGCTGAAAGGCGCCGACATGGGCCGGATGCCGCTTGAACTGCACCTAAAAAAATTATTTATATATTAAATTTAAAATATAGTAATTGGCATAAGGTTTGAAGTATAAAAAATCAATATATAGCACTTTGGGTTCTTATTTTTTGGTTCGCAGTCTTTTAATTTCCCATATTTGCAATACGACTAAACTTTATAAACTAAACAAAAACCAACTGATCCACATGAAATCTAATTTCTTCAAAGCCACCCTTTCGTTTTTGATGTGCGCGGTCCTGATGGCCTCCTGCGTGTCTTCCAAGAAGTACGACGAGCTTAAAGCAAGCAAAGAAGCGCTCGAGCGCGAGCAGGCCGCCTCTAAGCAGAAAGTAGATGAACTCTCGGCTTCCCTGAAAGAGCGCGAGCAGAAGCTTGCCGAGATGGAGCGCGCCATGAACGAGCAGCAGAAGATACTCGACAACCTGAAAAATGAGGTGAATGCCGCCCTACAGGGCTTCAACCAAGGCGACCTGAGCGTTAACATCAAGGATGGCAAAGTGTACGTGTCTATGTCTGACAAGCTTCTGTTTGCCACCGGCAGCACGAAAGTGAACGCAGGCGGCAAAAAGGCAATCGACCAGCTAGTGGACGTGCTGAAGAAGAACCAGCAGGTGGGCGTGATGGTGGAAGGCCACACAGACGATGTGAGCGTTGCCAACGGCATGAAGTACCTGACCGACAACTGGGACCTGAGCGTGCTGCGCGCCACAGAAATTACCCGTATGATGGCAGACAAAGGGCTTTCTCCGGACAGGATCACGCCGGCTGGCCGTGCTTATTATATGCCGGTAGACACAGGTCGCTCTGCGGAGGCAAAAGCTAAAAACCGCCGCACCGAGATCATCCTGACGCCGGACTTCTCTGAGATTTACAAGATCCTCGGCATCCAGTCGTAAGCCGGACTTACCATATATAAAGCCGATGCTCTCTACAGGGCATCGGCTTTTTTATTGCTGACTGATTGGCTTCATGGTTGAATGGTTAAATGGCTGACTCTTCTTCGCTGGCATGGGTTTGCAACCCGTGCTTCCTTACATAAGCCATATATCATATAGGGTTCATAACCGCCCGGGCCAAAGGCCTTTAGGAAGTAAACACGAGCCAAGCGGCTTGCGCTACATGCCTGCAGGAAGTGAATTACACCTGCGAATCAACCATTTAATCATTAAAAGAATCACCCTCCCTCCTTTGCCTGCCGGATGGCATCAAACAGCTCTTTTGCCCTTTGCGACCCAATGAGCAGCGGCTTTTTGTCGTAGAAGTGGAGCAGCACGCCTTCGTTGCCCGACACGTTATAGGCTTTGCCTTTCATGCCCCACCGGATGCCCCAGCCGCCGTAGTCGCGGAGGGGTTTGTAGGTGATGCGCTCATATCCCCGGAGCGTGCGCAGCGGAATGCGCACCGGCCGCAGGTGGAAAGGCCAGAAGCGCGCCTGCAACTCCCCCGGCTGCACCACCGTCGTCATCGACATGCGGTAAAAGAAGAAGGGCAGCCCTATCCCCATCAGCAGGAACAATAAAATAAGCTCCACATCAGAGGCAGGCCTGCTGCCGAAGCTGTTGCCCAGCAATACCTGCGCTACGAACCCCGACCAGAAAATAGCGGACACGCCCAGCACCACCACCCACAGCCATGTCTGCCTGAAGTGCTGCTCCTCCCGGAAAAGAACTTGTTGTGCTGCCATTTTTTAGACTCAGGATGTTAGGCAAAAGATGAAGTACTTATTCTCTATTTCTTTCTCTACGGGAGACGGCTGGCATCAGGTTGAAAAGCATATATGGTGCCATTGCTTCACGAAAAAAGCGCCTGCTTCTACAGCAGGCGCTTTTTATATATGCCAGGGAATAAAATTTGTCTAACGTCCTGTGTCTAACGTCTAACCTCGAAGCGCCTGCTCCAGGTCGGCCAGCAGGTCCTCTATATCCTCCACGCCCACGCTCAGCCGGATGAGCGAGTCGCTCAGGCCCGCCTTCAGGCGCTCCTCGCGCGGGATGCTGGCGTGCGTCATGCTGGCCGGGTGGCCGCACAGCGACTCCACGCCGCCCAGCGACTCGGCCAGCGTGAAGAACTTGAATTTCTCCAGCACACTCACCGCGTCCTCCACCTGATCACCTTTCAGCACAAACGACACCATGCCGCCGAAATCGCGCATCTGCTGCTGGGCTACGTCGTGGTTTTTGTGGTCCTCAAAGCCGGGCCAGTACACCTGCTCTACTTTCGGGTGGCCTTTCAGGAACTCCGCCACCTGGCGCCCGTTCTGGCAGTGGCGCTCCATGCGCAGGTGCAGCGTCTTCAGGCCACGCAGCACCAGGAAGCAGTCCTGCGGACCTGGTGTGGCACCGCAGGCGTTCTGGATAAAGGCCAGTTGCTGCTGCAGGTCGTCATCGTTCACCACGATGGCGCCCATCACCACGTCGGAGTGGCCGCCCATATACTTCGTGAGCGAGTGCATCACAATGTCAGCGCCCAAGTCAAGCGGCGTTTGCAGGTATGGCGTGGCAAAGGTATTGTCGGCCACCACCAGCAGGTTGTGCTTTTCGGCAATCGCGGCACAGCCTTTTATATCGATGATGTTCAGCAGCGGGTTTGTGGGCGTCTCCACCCAGATCATGCGGGTGTTTTTGTTCACCAGTTCCTCCACCTTGCGCAGGTCGCTCATGTCGGTGAAGTGGAACTTGATGCCGTAGTTCTGGAACACCTTCGTGAAAATGCGGTAGCTGCCGCCGTATAAATCGTTGGTGGAGATGACCTCATCGCCGGGCTTGAGCATTTTGATGATGGCATCCACGGCCGCCATGCCCGAAGAGAAGCAAAGCCCGTGCTTCCCGTTCTCGAGTGCCGCCAGCGCGTTTTGCAGCTGCGTGCGGGTGGGGTTGTGCGTGCGCGAGTACTCGTAGCCCTTGTGGTCGCCGGGCGAGCGCTGCACGTAGGTGGATGTCTGGTAGATGGGCGTCATGATGGCGCCGGTGGTTGGGTCCGGCTCTACGCCGGCGTGTATCGCTTTCGTTCCGAATTTCATATATAAAGTAGGTTTTATTAGCATGTTCCGTTAGCTGCAAGTTAGGCAATTAAGCCACAAGAAACCACAATTGCCCCCGCGCCAGCCGCAGCCCCCTGCACGGCGCTTTTAAAGCCGCCAAAATCTTTTGTCCTTTGTATTTCGTCTAGGAGGTAACAAAACCAATACAAAAACTCTGCATGAAGGTACTCCCCGTGCTGCGCACGCTTATCCGCGAAAATGCCTCTACGTTTGTTTCGATGCTGCTGCTGGTGGTGGTGCCCGTGGTGGTGAGCTCTACGCTGGCGGTGGTGCTGTACAATTACCAGGACCTGCTCGCGGGCCTGTCGTGGGCGGAGATGCTGCTTTACTTCGCCGTCATATCCATCACCATGGCCTTTGCGCTGACGCCAACTACTTTTGTAGCGCTGGTCAGCGGCTTTTATCTGGGCTGGGGCGGCTTTGGGGGCATTGTGGTGTCTTATGGCATCGCCGCATTAGTAGGCTATACGCTGGCCAGGGTGATAGACCACGGCAAGATGATGAGTTTCCTGAACCGCTTCGAGAAGGCGCGCATCCTGATGCAGGAGCTGCGCCACGAGAGCTGGGTCCTCATCATCCTGACACGCATTTCGCCGGTGCTGCCCTTCGCCCTTATGAACTTCGTGCTCTCGCTGCTGCAGATAGACCGCGTGAAGTTTTTTGTTGCCAGCATTGTGGGGATGCTCCCGCGCACGCTCTTTTTCTTCTGGGTGGGCACGCAGGCCCGCGATGTGGTGTCGGCGCTGCAGGACCCGGACAGCGGCACCGGCGGCCAGCTCCTGATGATAGCGCTGGTTATCATTTCCATCGGCGGCCTTTACGTCCTGTTCGACAGGGCCTTGAAGCGCGCCCTGCGGAAAGCGGCGGAGAGAAATTGAGAAAATCTTACTACTTGGCTTGCGTATAAGGGAAAAAGGCCTTTACTTTGCACCATATTCACAGAACAGAATGGTCACGTAGCTCAACTGGATAGAGCATCTGACTACGAATCAGAAGGTTAGGGGTTCGACTCCCTTCGCGACCACCGAAAAGGCCCTCAGCATGCAGCTGAGGGCCTTTTTCATTTCTTGGGAGCAGATATGGGAGCAGATTCGGAAAACTGCTCCCATGTTCAAGCCTTTTCAGCTTAAGAAAATAGAAGCCGGGGCAAATAATAGACTTCTAAATCTATATGTAAGAAAGCCTCTGCTATTGCTGCAATACTATGCTAAATACGTAGGCAAGAAAGAAGGCGTAGTTTGTGGCACAAGGTTCGTTTTAGAGCCTCTAAATATACTTGATATGCTGTCGAACAAATCCTTACCGGCTTCAACTATGGATACGCCTGTCTGAATGGTGTTCGTTATCTTTTGACCTGTCCTCGAAGGGGTTTGTCTCACAACATAGGGACTGGTGGTGCCGGGGTTTATTCCAGTTGCGGTCACATGAGGAGATACTATCTGCTTATCCTTATATTGGCTCATCAGGTAAAGGGCCCCTACCCCCACAACACCCACTGTTAAAAGCGTTTTATCGTTCATTATGCTTTATCGTTAGAAAGTCTACATTCGTGTACAAAATACTTCAAGCCCATGCTTCCGGCGTCGGCATATCGGTTCTTCTCGCAAACGGCCACACCAGGAGTATCCACCTGAATCACGATACCGGCGTCATACTCGGCCATAGAGCCGCCCCTCACGGTGCCGCCGGTGGTGCTCTGGAAAATCACCAAGAACAGCGTGTTCGGAAAGTCCTTGCGGAGCCTGTCAAACTCTTCCTGCTTGGCGTTCAGCTTGCTCCAACTGTCTATGGCTATCACATCGAAGTATTTGGCGGCCTCGCGGATGGTGCTGATTCCGTCCGGAGCGATGGAAGCGGCCTGGATGCGGCTGCGATTCTTCGGCTTGATAAACTTCTGTGTCATGCGCTGCACCAGGTCCGACTGCTTGTCTATCTCCAGCGTGAAAGAGGCCGCGCTGAATCCGTATTCGGCAAAGGCATCCATCAACTGATACAGAAAGCTCGTCTTACCGGCCCCCTTGTCGCCTCGCAGGGTGATGGCGAACTCTTTGCGCTCCAGGTTGCCCAGGAAAGCGCCGATATCGCCCTTCAGCCGGAAGGTGTTTGCCCTTGTGTCCACGCCTGGCTGGTCTATCTGCGTGAAGATACCGGCCAGTGTCTTGGGCAGCTTCTTAGTCCCAAAGGCTAACGGGCTGCTTTCCTGCTTTTTTGCTGGCGTTGGGGCTTTTTTTTTAACTCCGGCAAGCGCCGGTTTGCTGCAGCCACACTCGGCCTCGTCCATCCCAGGGCATCCCAGGCCCGCGAACTCCGGAAGGGAGCCCAGGCCGGATAAAGAAGGCGTGTCCTGCGGAATGTACTTAAAGCCGTTGTGTACATAGTCCATCAGATCATCGACCGCGTCAGTCAACTGCTTGTAGTAAGTGTCACTTTTTTGAACGGAGCCATCTTTTAGGGCCTTTGTAATGTCCTGCAGCAGCTTTTTTGCTTTCTCCTTGCCTGGTGCCGTGCCCATCATCGGAATGAACCGCTTTAGCAGGAGCACCGTGCTATACACCTTGCTCTGCTTCGTAAATTTCTTCAGCAACGCCATCGTATCGCCCTGGAAATTCAGCTTGATATGGGTAGCGTCCTCTTTCTTATACATTTTCAGAATGCCGTTAAGCTTCTCCTGAATTTTCTTGATGATACCGGCGTTATGGCTGCTCTTCCTGATTTTGCGCTCCACCACCAGCTTGTTTACCGTGTCCAGCAGTGATTTTACAGACTTCTCGGCCACCTCGCGGCCATTCATGGACGTGAAGCGCTTGATTACCTTCTCTTCCTCAGTGAAATGGTCGTGATAAGCGACTTGCTTAATAGCTTTTAGCTTCTTCGGCTTCGGCTCGTTCTTCACCTTCGGGGTTTTGGCTGCCCTTTTCACGGCGTTTTCCTCTTTGTTGTGGAGTTTAAGCACCCGCTCTTTATACAGCTCGTTCAGGCCTCTGAAATACAGCTCGTCGATGCGCTTGGCGTCATGGGCCTTCTTTATCTGCTCTCCGTACTTCACCGCCTCCGCCTTGGTCTTAGCGCCTTTTAGGAGAATGACGAAATCGCCGTAGCTCAACTCAGTTATAGGCTTGCTCTGCAGTGATTTGTAGGTGTCGACGGGCCTGGCAGACTTCACGGCGCGTTTTGCGGATTCGGCAATGCGGGTAGAAATCTGCTTTGTGTAGCTGTTGAGCATGTCTTTCTCCCTGTGGTTAAGGTCTTTGTCAGCGGCCCACCTGGCCTGCAGCGCATCCAACTCTTCCTGCGTCCGGCTGTTAAGCGCCTCCGTCATCCATACATCATGCGTTTTCTTCGGGGTTAGCACCTTTTTGCGCAGCTCCAGCATGTGCTCCAGCGAGGAAAACTGCGTGAGGCTCAGGCGTGAGGCCTTGAAGTTCTTTTCGATGCCGGAGGCCAGGGCCTTTAGTTTGGCGTCGTCTGTAGCCTCAGCGATGTACTGCCTGTAGTCCTCAAAGCTCGGATAGTCGTCCTGGTTGCTGGCAGGCACCATGGCCGCTGCCACTTTCTTGCCGTGGCTCGGCTTCACCACATGGATGCGGTCGTTTTGCTTTTCGACCGGCAGGACTTCCATCAGCTTCGCAAAATAAGTATCTACTGTGTCCTTAACACCGGCGTCTTCTCGGTAGGCCCACCAATCATCTTCCATGGCCTCCAGTGCGAATTGATGTGCCTCGCCAAGGGCCTCTGGCAACTTTGCAAAATCCAGTTTATTTACTACCTCCAGGTAGTTTGATATTGTTACTTTCATGGGGTGAAATGTTTTTAAAAGGCTGTTTCAAATGAGTTTATGCGGCTTTTTTTAAAGTGTCCAAACCAAGCAATAAAAGCTTAATTTTTACCGCTTTGGCTTTCAGCTTCAAAAGCTTCAATTTGGTTTTTTTAGAATCCTGCTTTATTTCCGGCACCAGCAGCCTCGGCCACTCGTGGACCGGCCTCGGCGCGTCCACTTTCTCCTGGAACATGCGCTTGAAGTCTGCCTCCGGAAGGCTCACGCTGTCGGAGTGCTTGGCCTGGAGCCACTGCACGAGCTCGTCGATGCGCTCCAGCTCCAGCTCGGACACCATCTTGTCGGCCTGCTTCTCAAACAGGTTGCGGTTCACCAGGCGCAGCACGTCGGAGTTGAGGAAAAACCAAGCGCCGGACTTCTTGGTACCGGCCACCATGATTTTGTAGTACTGCCCCTGGCGCAGGATGGAAACGCCCTTGGCTGTCACCAGGCTTCGGCCCACGGTCATGGACCGTATATAGGCCGCCGCCTGCGAGATCGGCACCGTCACCGACTTGTTTGATTCCTGCGGCACCCAATAATCGGGCATCAGGATGCCTTTCTTTTCGCCGCCGCCCTTCAGGGTGTAGCTCACCAGCTTGCCTTTGAACTGGTCGAAGGCCTGCAGCAGGTTGCCGGTCACCACATAGCGTATCTTGCTGTCCTGGCTGCTGTCACGGATGGCAGAGTCCCAATACTCAATCATGCTGTCGCGCTCGTAGCGGGAAATGCTGTAAGACGAGCCGCGAATGGCACCGATGGCCTCGTGCTGGCTGGCCGGTATCTCCAGGTATTTAGTGCTGTGGGCGACGGCGAAGCGCAGGCGCACATTGCTCGGGGCAAAGGGGTTTTTCTTCTTGCGGTCGATTTTGAAGCCCAGGAAGATGCCTTTTGCCAGTTCCTCGCGGCCTATGCTGTAGTAGATGCCCCTGCCCACGGTGAAGAACTCGAAAATGCCGTGCAGGAAGCGGTAGCGGTTGTTGGCCGTGTCGCCTATCTTCTTCACCGCCGCCTTTCGTGCTTCCTCCAGCACGTTTCTCCGCTCCTGAATGGCCATCAGCTGCTCGGCTGGCGGCAGCTTGGCTATTTTCTTGTCGCTGGGTAATTTGGCCACCAGGTCGGCGTAATGCCGGTTCTTTTCCTCTGTCTCCGCGTTGGCGCTTTCGAGCATATATTGCTTGAACTCTGCCACCAGCTCCGCTGTCTGCTCGGCTGCGGTTTTGCCGCCCAAAGAATCCTGCAGCAGGTTATGCACCTCTGGCTTGGTGAACGGCTTTTTGAGCACCTTAGCGCGTATCGTCTCCAGCATGGTGTTCTCTGAGAAAACAGACGTGCCGCCCTTGCCCACTTTGGCTATCTGGCTGCTGATCGTCTCGGCCTCCAGGTCCATGGCCTCCACCTCCAAATCATACTCGTCCTTGCGCTTCAGCTCTTCGATATAATCATCGTAGGCTTCGGTAATGTCCTCA
This window of the Pontibacter russatus genome carries:
- a CDS encoding sugar phosphate isomerase/epimerase family protein; the encoded protein is MKKLPLLFGMLCALLISHGSASAQKGSPLFPQAPGMAAYTYRYSFPKGVEATLDTIQALGITELEVGGNAFGLAPDSLRKLLDMRGMTAPSVGAGYEQVVENPQEVARVAKILGANYVQVAWIPHEKDNFTFEDAQKAVADFNRAGKVLRENGLTLNYHTHGYEMKPYQSGTLFDYMVRNTDPKYVSFTMDMLWAYHGGQDPAKLLLKYPNRWTTMHLKDMKKGVKGDFTGLMPVENDVALGQGQLDVPAILKAAKKVGIKHYFIEDESPRVITQVPITLAYLKSLKE
- a CDS encoding isoaspartyl peptidase/L-asparaginase family protein; the protein is MKKTLYFLCLLLLAGHITVAQTKPDYSRITLVIHGGAGTITRDNMTPEKEKAYTAQLNEALKTGFAILEKGGSSLDAVEATVRVMEDSPLFNAGKGAVFTNEGKNELDAAIMDGKTLKAGAVASVTTIKNPVSAARAVMEQSEHVMLIGAGAEQFAKEKGLEIVNPSYFRTETRYRQLQEIRDREKTKLDHDGGSGSNEHIFTEGHKFGTVGAVALDAYGNVAAATSTGGMTNKRYGRVGDVPIIGAGTYADNNTCAVSATGHGEYFIRSVVAHDIASLMDYKGMSLQEAADEVVMKKLVKRGGEGGVIAVDRHGNIAMPFNSAGMYRGYIKKGKSEVAIYKD
- a CDS encoding OmpA family protein; amino-acid sequence: MKSNFFKATLSFLMCAVLMASCVSSKKYDELKASKEALEREQAASKQKVDELSASLKEREQKLAEMERAMNEQQKILDNLKNEVNAALQGFNQGDLSVNIKDGKVYVSMSDKLLFATGSTKVNAGGKKAIDQLVDVLKKNQQVGVMVEGHTDDVSVANGMKYLTDNWDLSVLRATEITRMMADKGLSPDRITPAGRAYYMPVDTGRSAEAKAKNRRTEIILTPDFSEIYKILGIQS
- a CDS encoding DUF6141 family protein — encoded protein: MAAQQVLFREEQHFRQTWLWVVVLGVSAIFWSGFVAQVLLGNSFGSRPASDVELILLFLLMGIGLPFFFYRMSMTTVVQPGELQARFWPFHLRPVRIPLRTLRGYERITYKPLRDYGGWGIRWGMKGKAYNVSGNEGVLLHFYDKKPLLIGSQRAKELFDAIRQAKEGG
- a CDS encoding cystathionine gamma-synthase; this encodes MKFGTKAIHAGVEPDPTTGAIMTPIYQTSTYVQRSPGDHKGYEYSRTHNPTRTQLQNALAALENGKHGLCFSSGMAAVDAIIKMLKPGDEVISTNDLYGGSYRIFTKVFQNYGIKFHFTDMSDLRKVEELVNKNTRMIWVETPTNPLLNIIDIKGCAAIAEKHNLLVVADNTFATPYLQTPLDLGADIVMHSLTKYMGGHSDVVMGAIVVNDDDLQQQLAFIQNACGATPGPQDCFLVLRGLKTLHLRMERHCQNGRQVAEFLKGHPKVEQVYWPGFEDHKNHDVAQQQMRDFGGMVSFVLKGDQVEDAVSVLEKFKFFTLAESLGGVESLCGHPASMTHASIPREERLKAGLSDSLIRLSVGVEDIEDLLADLEQALRG
- a CDS encoding TVP38/TMEM64 family protein, encoding MKVLPVLRTLIRENASTFVSMLLLVVVPVVVSSTLAVVLYNYQDLLAGLSWAEMLLYFAVISITMAFALTPTTFVALVSGFYLGWGGFGGIVVSYGIAALVGYTLARVIDHGKMMSFLNRFEKARILMQELRHESWVLIILTRISPVLPFALMNFVLSLLQIDRVKFFVASIVGMLPRTLFFFWVGTQARDVVSALQDPDSGTGGQLLMIALVIISIGGLYVLFDRALKRALRKAAERN